CTTAAAAGGGAAAGTTCTGGGAATGGTTTTCCAGAAACCTTCTACGAGAACCAGAGTCTCCTTTGAAGTAGCAATGTACCAATTGGGGGGATACGCACTATTTTTGAATGCCCAGGACCTCCAGTTGAGTCGTGGAGAAGAGATAGGAGATACGGCAAAGACTCTATCCCGATAC
The bacterium DNA segment above includes these coding regions:
- a CDS encoding ornithine carbamoyltransferase (catalyzes the formation of L-citrulline from carbamoyl phosphate and L-ornithine in arginine biosynthesis and degradation), whose product is MTSHSGKRNLISILDLTSDEIIEILLSARELKKRKEPKSTLKGKVLGMVFQKPSTRTRVSFEVAMYQLGGYALFLNAQDLQLSRGEEIGDTAKTLSRY